From one Halothece sp. PCC 7418 genomic stretch:
- a CDS encoding response regulator, whose product MDTAKILIVEDEFIIAKGLARKLEKLGYQVVGTIASGEEALSQIEETDPDLVLMDILIEGEMDGIETATEVLQKFKIPVIYLTAYGDDKTLQRAEQSGCYGYILKPFKQREVHAAIRMALSKHQQELATI is encoded by the coding sequence TTTGATTGTCGAAGATGAATTTATTATCGCCAAAGGTCTGGCTCGTAAGTTAGAAAAACTGGGATACCAAGTGGTGGGAACGATTGCTTCTGGAGAAGAAGCACTCAGCCAAATCGAAGAAACTGATCCTGATCTGGTTTTAATGGATATTTTAATTGAAGGGGAGATGGATGGAATTGAAACCGCAACCGAAGTGCTGCAAAAATTTAAAATTCCTGTTATTTATTTAACTGCTTATGGAGATGATAAAACCCTACAACGGGCGGAACAAAGTGGTTGCTATGGTTATATTTTGAAACCCTTTAAACAACGAGAAGTTCATGCTGCAATTCGCATGGCGTTAAGCAAGCATCAACAAGAACTAGCAACGATTTAG
- a CDS encoding alpha/beta fold hydrolase — protein MTVSEPKTEHKTWTWRGYPITYRSCGEEGSAIVCVHGFGASSGHWRKNLPVLGESFRCYALDLIGFGGSAKPQPKTEINYTFETWGEQIADFCQEIVGTPVFLVGNSIGCIAAMQAAFAHPEISLGVINLNISLRLLHERKRQTLPWYRGLGAPIAQKILSYPPVGKWFFNRIAKPKTIRNVLLQAYHRPEAVTDELVEMLLTPAKDEGAAEVFIAFTNYSQGPLAEDLLPQLQCPTLILWGENDPWEPIALGQELSNYATVEDFIPLPQLGHCPQDEAPEVVNPIIQEWVQKKISVQS, from the coding sequence ATGACAGTATCAGAACCAAAAACAGAACATAAAACCTGGACTTGGCGCGGTTACCCGATCACATATCGCAGTTGTGGAGAAGAAGGCAGCGCGATCGTTTGTGTCCATGGCTTCGGCGCTTCTTCTGGACACTGGCGGAAAAATCTACCCGTCTTAGGAGAATCTTTTCGCTGCTATGCCCTCGATTTAATTGGCTTTGGCGGTTCGGCAAAACCCCAACCAAAAACTGAAATTAATTATACTTTTGAAACCTGGGGAGAACAAATTGCTGATTTTTGTCAGGAAATTGTGGGAACGCCTGTTTTTTTAGTGGGAAATTCCATTGGCTGTATTGCTGCGATGCAAGCTGCTTTTGCTCATCCCGAGATCAGTCTTGGTGTCATTAACCTCAATATTTCTCTGCGATTATTACACGAAAGAAAAAGACAAACCCTCCCTTGGTATCGTGGCTTGGGTGCGCCCATTGCCCAAAAGATTTTAAGTTATCCCCCTGTGGGAAAATGGTTTTTTAATCGCATTGCCAAACCAAAAACCATTCGCAACGTTTTATTACAAGCCTATCATCGTCCAGAAGCGGTAACAGATGAGTTAGTGGAAATGTTGCTGACTCCGGCCAAAGATGAAGGCGCAGCAGAGGTTTTTATTGCGTTTACGAACTACTCTCAAGGGCCCCTCGCTGAAGATTTGTTACCGCAATTGCAGTGTCCCACCCTAATTCTATGGGGAGAAAATGATCCTTGGGAGCCGATCGCGCTGGGTCAGGAATTGTCAAATTATGCCACAGTAGAAGATTTTATTCCGTTACCCCAATTAGGGCATTGTCCGCAAGATGAAGCCCCAGAAGTGGTTAATCCCATTATTCAAGAATGGGTACAAAAAAAAATCAGTGTCCAGTCATAG
- a CDS encoding PstS family phosphate ABC transporter substrate-binding protein: MVVAKNKFSLKRFSIAGAVAFATATLGLAISEVRSQGNLVSIDGSSTVYPIQEGIAEEFQKDNRGYRVTVGVSGSGGGFEKFCRGETDISNASRPIKDSEAQRCAQNGIEFVELEVAFDGITVVVNPENNWVDTMTVEQLETIWEPDAQGNVTRWSDVNSSWPNVEMSLYGPGADSGTFDYFTEVIVGEEGASRGDYTASEDDNVLVTGVERDRNALAYFGYAYYVENQDTLKAVGIDNGNGAVKPNQETIESGKYAPLSRPLFVYVKKSAMEKPQVEAYVEYFLSADNITPIVNEIGYVPLSRRGYLNQKAKIR, encoded by the coding sequence ATGGTAGTCGCTAAAAATAAATTTTCCCTTAAGCGCTTTTCTATCGCTGGTGCTGTTGCCTTCGCAACTGCAACCCTCGGATTAGCCATTTCTGAAGTTCGTTCCCAAGGTAATCTTGTTTCCATTGACGGGTCTAGCACCGTTTACCCCATTCAAGAAGGGATTGCCGAAGAATTCCAAAAAGATAACCGAGGCTACAGAGTAACCGTTGGTGTTTCTGGTAGTGGCGGTGGATTTGAGAAATTCTGCCGTGGCGAAACTGATATTTCCAACGCTTCTCGTCCCATTAAAGACTCAGAAGCTCAGAGATGCGCTCAAAATGGCATTGAGTTTGTTGAATTGGAAGTTGCCTTTGATGGTATCACGGTGGTGGTTAACCCCGAAAATAACTGGGTAGATACGATGACCGTTGAGCAACTAGAAACCATTTGGGAACCTGATGCTCAAGGAAACGTTACTCGTTGGAGCGATGTTAACTCCAGTTGGCCCAATGTAGAAATGAGCTTATATGGTCCTGGTGCTGACTCTGGTACATTTGACTACTTCACAGAAGTCATTGTTGGCGAAGAAGGCGCAAGTCGAGGCGACTATACTGCAAGTGAAGACGATAATGTTCTCGTTACTGGTGTTGAAAGAGATAGAAATGCTCTCGCCTACTTTGGTTATGCCTACTATGTTGAGAACCAAGATACTCTCAAAGCAGTCGGTATTGATAATGGTAACGGAGCGGTTAAGCCTAACCAAGAAACCATTGAAAGCGGAAAGTACGCGCCTTTATCCCGTCCTCTCTTTGTGTACGTGAAAAAATCCGCAATGGAGAAACCTCAAGTAGAGGCTTATGTTGAGTATTTTCTGAGCGCGGATAACATCACTCCCATTGTTAATGAAATTGGTTATGTTCCCCTTTCCCGTCGTGGTTACCTCAATCAAAAAGCTAAAATTCGGTAG